The following proteins are co-located in the Lacticaseibacillus paracasei subsp. paracasei genome:
- a CDS encoding peptide chain release factor 3 has protein sequence MKPQELAKEVAKRRTFAIISHPDAGKTTITEQLLLFGGVIREAGTVKGRKSGHFAKSDWMEIEKKRGISVTSSVMQFNYQGKRINILDTPGHEDFSEDTYRTLMAVDAAVMVIDSAKGIEAQTKKLFKVVKQRGIPIFTFMNKLDRDGREPLDLIAELEDLLGIEGYAMNWPIGMGKGLKGLYDRVNQRIELYRREGDDRFLPLNDQGQLDPSQPLTQDSIYTQTLDDIELLNDAGNQFNLKKIMAGEQTPVFFGSALTNFGVETFLNSFVQYAPEPGPKKTEQGGEVNPTNPELSAFVFKIQANMNPAHRDRIAFVRIVSGEFERGMDVILHRTGKTMRLNNSTEFMADTRETVSTAVAGDIVGLYDTGNFQIGDTIYQGKEPIQFEKLPQFTPELFVRVTPKNVMKQKSFHKGMQQLVQEGAVQLYKTYNTNDYILGAVGQLQFEVFQFRMLHEYHSEVIMTPIGSRTARWINPDQLDEKMSSSRNLLVQDIHGDPLFLFENQYAERWFADKYPDVKLTAKM, from the coding sequence ATGAAACCACAGGAACTAGCAAAAGAAGTCGCAAAACGCCGCACATTTGCGATTATTTCACATCCAGATGCTGGGAAAACAACGATTACGGAACAGCTTTTATTGTTTGGCGGCGTGATCCGCGAGGCTGGAACAGTTAAAGGCCGAAAATCCGGACATTTTGCGAAATCGGACTGGATGGAAATCGAAAAGAAACGTGGTATTTCGGTTACCAGCTCTGTGATGCAATTCAATTATCAGGGCAAACGCATTAATATTCTGGACACCCCTGGGCATGAAGATTTTTCTGAAGATACCTATCGGACCTTGATGGCGGTTGATGCCGCAGTCATGGTCATCGACTCGGCAAAGGGGATTGAAGCTCAGACCAAGAAACTGTTCAAAGTTGTCAAACAACGTGGTATCCCGATTTTTACATTCATGAATAAGTTGGATCGTGATGGTCGCGAACCATTGGATTTGATTGCTGAACTTGAAGACTTGCTGGGTATCGAAGGCTATGCGATGAACTGGCCGATTGGTATGGGTAAGGGACTCAAGGGTCTCTACGATCGAGTGAATCAGCGAATCGAGCTTTATCGGCGTGAAGGTGATGATCGATTTTTGCCGTTGAATGACCAAGGTCAGCTTGATCCAAGTCAACCATTGACGCAGGATTCGATTTATACGCAAACATTAGATGATATCGAATTATTGAATGACGCGGGCAACCAGTTTAATTTGAAAAAGATCATGGCTGGTGAGCAAACACCAGTGTTCTTCGGGTCGGCGTTGACTAACTTTGGCGTTGAGACATTTTTGAATAGCTTCGTTCAATATGCACCCGAACCGGGACCGAAGAAAACAGAACAAGGCGGGGAAGTGAATCCGACTAACCCAGAGCTTTCCGCATTTGTCTTTAAGATTCAGGCAAACATGAACCCTGCTCATCGCGATCGCATCGCTTTTGTCCGAATTGTTTCAGGTGAATTTGAACGGGGGATGGATGTCATCCTTCATCGAACCGGCAAAACGATGCGACTGAATAACTCAACCGAATTTATGGCTGACACCCGTGAAACGGTTTCAACTGCGGTTGCCGGTGATATTGTTGGGTTGTATGATACCGGTAATTTTCAAATTGGCGATACCATTTATCAAGGCAAGGAACCGATTCAATTTGAAAAATTACCGCAGTTCACCCCTGAATTATTTGTTCGCGTTACGCCGAAGAATGTGATGAAGCAAAAATCATTTCATAAGGGGATGCAGCAGCTTGTCCAGGAAGGGGCAGTCCAGCTTTACAAGACCTATAACACGAATGATTATATTCTAGGAGCAGTCGGGCAACTTCAATTTGAAGTTTTCCAATTCCGGATGCTGCATGAATATCATTCAGAAGTGATTATGACCCCGATTGGCTCGCGAACGGCTCGCTGGATCAATCCAGATCAATTGGATGAAAAGATGAGCAGTTCCCGGAACTTATTGGTTCAGGATATCCACGGCGACCCGTTGTTCCTATTTGAGAATCAATACGCTGAACGCTGGTTTGCAGACAAGTATCCTGACGTTAAATTAACTGCCAAAATGTAA